The Neodiprion fabricii isolate iyNeoFabr1 chromosome 4, iyNeoFabr1.1, whole genome shotgun sequence genome window below encodes:
- the LOC124180676 gene encoding uncharacterized protein LOC124180676 translates to MGTWSLATVPEIDMQQCHTRIAYKPRECKGKYLGYVATWRVSGGVDDADPHCHDDPDSSPFRRNGQKPRPARNSEKKGQLDWTVPRIAVGRRPGGGAGGAGAETGTGAHQGFPPTSLTAVLGLVALVAVVVLVTASRVCTDDRVQDAEQRGSSTSSSSSHARRDGTADSATLTEGQLHRFRGERRWLVLRRRTRSGIVRLPHRRFGPQEDREEAQRRRKRERNKKNEDHNCFRDRGRKGEIATTTVSGVRGFTGDRALGGDSGAYSAAAVDGQSTTVAGPMSPRSNSEEPSGTEGDDEIVYQRGSPRRKENANEDEDIALTQPPPSPTNHSSMESRDSVL, encoded by the exons ATGGGTACTTGGTCACTTGCCACGGTTCCCGAGATAGACATGCAGCAATGC CATACGCGAATCGCCTACAAGCCGAGAGAATGCAAAGGAAAGTACCTCGGATACGTCGCGACCTGGAGGGTGAGCGGGGGCGTCGACGACGCGGATCCGCACTGCCACGATGATCCGGACAGTAGCccg TTTCGGCGGAACGGACAAAAACCCCGACCAGCGAGGAACAGCGAGAAGAAGGGACAGCTGGACTGGACGGTCCCGCGAATTGCGGTGGGACGGCGCCCCGGGGGCGGTGCGGGGGGCGCGGGGGCCGAAACGGGGACCGGAGCGCACCAGGGGTTTCCGCCGACCTCGCTGACCGCCGTCCTCGGCCTCGTCGCCCTGGTCGCGGTCGTCGTTCTGGTAACAGCGAGCAGAGTCTGCACCGATGATCGGGTCCAGGACGCGGAGCAGCGCGGCTCGTCGAcatcgtcgtcgtcctcgCACGCTCGTCGGGATGGAACCGCCGATTCCGCGACCCTGACCGAAGGCCAGCTCCACCGATTTCGGGGCGAGAGGCGGTGGCTGGTTttgaggaggaggacgaggagcgGAATCGTACGCCTTCCTCATCGCAGATTCGGCCCCCAAGAGGATCGGGAGGAGGCCcagaggaggaggaagagggagAGGAATAAGAAGAACGAGGATCACAACTGCTTTCGAGATCGCGGTCGGAAAGGGGAAATCGCTACGACGACAGTGTCCGGTGTTCGGGGTTTCACAGGTGATCGTGCTCTTGGTGGTGATAGTGGTGCTTACAGTGCCGCTGCTGTCGATGGCCAGTCGACTACGGTAGCCGGGCCGATGTCACCTAGGTCGAATAGCGAAGAACCATCGGGCACCGAGGGCGACGACGAGATAGTTTATCAGCGGGGGTCACCACGGCGCAAGGAGAACGCGAACGAGGACGAGGATATCGCGCTTACCCAACCACCTCCATCACCGACCAATCATTCCTCTATGGAATCAC